A single region of the Nocardioides sp. W7 genome encodes:
- the smc gene encoding chromosome segregation protein SMC, which translates to MYLKSLTLKGFKSFASATTLQLEPGITCIVGPNGSGKSNVVDALAWVMGEQGAKSLRGDKMEDVIFAGTSGRPPLGRAEVVLTIDNSDGALPIEYAEVTITRTMFRSGGSEYAINGQTCRLLDVQELLSDSGIGREMHVIVGQGQLDQILHATPEDRRGFIEEAAGVLKHRKRKEKALRKLDSTEGNLTRLSDLLTEIRRQLKPLGRQAEVARRAATVQADVRDARARLLADDLVTARTALDQEMADESLLLQRREHVESETQQTRERESALEAALREDLPALSSAQDTWFALSGLRERLRGTQSLAAERVRNAAGTADADVSSGRDPDELDAQAEQVQAQEQRIGAEVDAQRTGLEQAVTARKAAEDAAAEEERRVAGLQRAAADRREGLARLHGQVNALRSRAAAADEEVGRLGLAREEAVARADRAQRDFTSLETKVAGLDAGEEGLDAEHEAAVGLLDDIEERLAKARDEAQQADRARSTLAARKDALEMGLARKDGAGALLAATDEISGLLGSVAALLSVRSGYETAVAAALGSAADAVAVTGPDAAVAAIGHLKGDALGRAGMLLGGGPADGLLDDRDWPGLPTSAAYAVDVVECPEPLRPALARLLFKVAVVDDLDAARALVRESSDLTAVTREGDVIGTHFASGGSSDQPSLIEIQAAVDEATAMLTEATATGERLGFDISRLEAERLEAQKRADVALAKLHESDATLAAVAEELGQYGSQARAARGEAERLTQAIAKAEEAREQAVAGLAELEARLTSAEEAPEEEPDTTEREQLVEAARTARQAEMDARLALRTAEERARALHGRADSLRRAATAEREARARARERRERLLREGRAAEAVGTAVAVVLARLEVSVHRAAEARTAVEQARSGREQELLTVRARLRELGKEHDDLVSSVHRDEMARAQQRMRIEQLEERALDELGLDPDGLVADYGPDQPVPAPELTPEQVESGEEPPPPAPYLREEQQKRLRSAERALSMLGKVNPLALEEFSAMEERHKFLTEQLEDLRKTRKDLLDIVREVDSRVEQVFTEAYADVERAFDATFGRLFPGGEGRLVLTDPGNMLTTGIEVEARPAGKKVKRLSLLSGGERSLVAVCFLVALFKARPSPFYILDEVEAALDDTNLGRLLEIYEELRENSQLLVITHQKRTMEVGDALYGVTMRGDGVSAVISQRLREVEPA; encoded by the coding sequence TTGTACCTGAAGAGCCTGACCCTGAAGGGGTTCAAGTCCTTCGCCTCCGCGACGACGCTCCAGCTCGAGCCCGGCATCACCTGCATCGTCGGTCCCAACGGCTCCGGCAAGTCCAACGTCGTCGACGCGCTCGCCTGGGTGATGGGCGAGCAGGGGGCCAAGTCACTGCGCGGCGACAAGATGGAGGACGTCATCTTCGCCGGCACCTCCGGCCGGCCGCCGCTGGGTCGCGCCGAGGTGGTGCTGACCATCGACAACTCCGACGGCGCACTGCCCATCGAGTACGCCGAGGTGACGATCACCCGCACGATGTTCCGCAGCGGCGGCTCCGAGTACGCCATCAACGGCCAGACCTGCCGACTCCTCGACGTCCAGGAGCTGCTGTCGGACTCCGGCATCGGCCGGGAGATGCACGTCATCGTCGGCCAGGGCCAGCTCGACCAGATCCTGCACGCCACGCCCGAGGACCGGCGCGGCTTCATCGAGGAGGCGGCGGGCGTCCTCAAGCACCGCAAGCGCAAGGAGAAGGCGCTGCGCAAGCTGGACTCCACCGAGGGCAACCTGACCCGGCTCAGCGACCTGCTCACCGAGATCCGGCGCCAACTCAAGCCCCTCGGCCGGCAGGCCGAGGTCGCCCGCCGGGCCGCCACGGTCCAGGCCGACGTCCGCGACGCGCGGGCCCGGCTGCTCGCCGACGACCTGGTCACCGCCCGGACCGCCCTGGACCAGGAGATGGCCGACGAGTCGCTCCTGCTCCAGCGGCGCGAGCACGTGGAGTCCGAGACCCAGCAGACCCGGGAGCGGGAGAGCGCCCTCGAGGCGGCCCTGCGCGAGGACCTGCCCGCCCTCTCGAGTGCGCAGGACACCTGGTTCGCGCTGTCGGGCCTGCGCGAACGGCTCCGCGGGACCCAGTCGCTGGCCGCCGAACGGGTCCGCAACGCCGCCGGCACGGCGGACGCCGACGTCTCCTCGGGACGCGACCCCGACGAGCTGGACGCCCAGGCCGAACAGGTCCAGGCCCAGGAGCAGCGGATCGGCGCCGAGGTGGACGCCCAGCGGACCGGCCTGGAGCAGGCGGTCACGGCGCGCAAGGCCGCCGAGGACGCGGCGGCCGAGGAGGAGCGCCGGGTCGCGGGCCTGCAACGTGCGGCCGCCGACCGGCGCGAGGGGCTGGCCCGGCTGCACGGCCAGGTCAACGCCCTGCGCTCCCGCGCGGCCGCCGCGGACGAGGAGGTCGGCCGGCTCGGCCTGGCGCGCGAGGAGGCGGTCGCCCGCGCCGACCGGGCCCAGCGCGACTTCACCTCCCTGGAGACCAAGGTCGCCGGGCTCGACGCCGGCGAGGAGGGTCTCGACGCCGAGCACGAGGCCGCCGTCGGCCTGCTCGACGACATCGAGGAGCGGCTGGCCAAGGCCCGCGACGAGGCCCAGCAGGCCGACCGCGCCCGCTCGACCCTGGCCGCCCGCAAGGACGCGCTGGAGATGGGCCTCGCCCGCAAGGACGGCGCCGGGGCGCTGCTGGCCGCCACCGACGAGATCTCCGGCCTGCTCGGCTCGGTGGCCGCCCTGCTGAGCGTGCGCAGCGGCTACGAGACCGCGGTCGCCGCCGCTCTCGGATCGGCGGCGGACGCCGTCGCCGTCACCGGCCCGGACGCGGCGGTCGCCGCTATCGGCCACCTCAAGGGCGACGCCCTCGGGCGCGCCGGGATGCTGCTCGGCGGCGGTCCGGCGGACGGGCTGCTCGACGACCGGGACTGGCCAGGACTGCCCACGAGCGCGGCGTACGCCGTCGACGTCGTGGAGTGCCCCGAGCCGCTGCGCCCGGCGCTCGCGCGGCTGCTGTTCAAGGTCGCCGTCGTCGACGACCTCGACGCCGCCCGCGCCCTGGTCCGCGAGTCGTCGGACCTGACCGCGGTCACCCGCGAGGGCGACGTCATCGGCACCCACTTCGCCTCGGGCGGCTCCTCCGACCAGCCGAGCCTGATCGAGATCCAGGCCGCCGTCGACGAGGCCACGGCCATGCTGACCGAGGCCACGGCCACGGGGGAGCGCCTGGGCTTCGACATCAGCCGGCTGGAGGCGGAGCGGCTGGAGGCGCAGAAGCGGGCCGACGTCGCGCTGGCCAAACTGCACGAGTCCGACGCCACGCTGGCGGCAGTGGCTGAGGAGTTGGGTCAGTACGGCTCCCAGGCCCGCGCCGCCCGCGGCGAGGCCGAGCGGCTCACCCAGGCGATCGCGAAGGCCGAGGAGGCCCGCGAGCAGGCCGTCGCGGGCCTGGCCGAGCTCGAGGCCCGGCTCACCAGCGCGGAGGAGGCTCCGGAGGAGGAGCCCGACACGACCGAGCGCGAGCAACTCGTCGAGGCCGCCCGCACCGCCCGCCAGGCCGAGATGGACGCCCGGCTCGCGCTGCGCACCGCCGAGGAGCGGGCCCGGGCCCTGCACGGCCGGGCCGACTCGCTGCGCCGCGCGGCCACGGCCGAGCGCGAGGCCCGGGCCCGCGCCCGCGAGCGCCGCGAGCGGCTGCTCCGCGAGGGCCGCGCCGCCGAGGCGGTGGGGACGGCCGTCGCCGTGGTCCTCGCCCGCCTCGAGGTCTCCGTGCACCGCGCCGCCGAGGCCCGCACGGCAGTCGAGCAGGCCCGCAGCGGCCGCGAGCAGGAGCTGCTGACCGTCCGCGCCCGGCTGCGCGAGCTCGGCAAGGAGCACGACGACCTGGTCAGCTCGGTGCACCGCGACGAGATGGCCCGTGCCCAGCAGCGGATGCGGATCGAGCAGCTCGAGGAGCGTGCGCTCGACGAGCTCGGCCTGGACCCCGACGGTCTGGTCGCCGACTACGGCCCGGACCAGCCGGTGCCCGCACCCGAGCTCACCCCGGAGCAGGTCGAGAGCGGCGAGGAGCCGCCGCCGCCCGCGCCGTACCTCCGCGAGGAGCAGCAGAAGCGACTGCGGAGCGCCGAGCGGGCGCTGTCGATGCTCGGCAAGGTCAACCCGCTCGCGCTCGAGGAGTTCTCGGCGATGGAGGAGCGGCACAAGTTCCTCACCGAGCAGCTGGAGGACCTCCGCAAGACCCGCAAGGACCTGCTCGACATCGTGCGCGAGGTCGACAGCCGGGTCGAGCAGGTCTTCACCGAGGCGTACGCCGACGTGGAGCGCGCCTTCGACGCGACCTTCGGCCGGCTCTTCCCGGGCGGCGAGGGTCGGCTGGTCCTCACCGATCCCGGCAACATGCTCACGACCGGCATCGAGGTCGAGGCGCGGCCGGCCGGCAAGAAGGTCAAGCGGCTCTCGCTGCTGTCGGGCGGTGAGCGCTCGCTGGTCGCGGTCTGCTTCCTGGTCGCGCTGTTCAAGGCCCGGCCCTCGCCGTTCTACATCCTCGACGAGGTCGAGGCGGCGCTCGACGACACCAACCTGGGCCGGTTGCTGGAGATCTACGAGGAGCTGCGCGAGAACTCCCAGCTGCTCGTCATCACCCACCAGAAGCGGACCATGGAGGTCGGCGACGCGCTGTACGGCGTGACGATGCGCGGCGACGGGGTCTCCGCGGTGATCAGCCAGCGGCTGCGCGAGGTCGAGCCGGCATGA
- a CDS encoding thioesterase family protein gives MTTRPTRADYVAWRTVTTRWRDDDAYGHLNNATYYELFDTAVNAFLFEATGTNVRHLPQIGVVAETSCRYFRELGFPEPIETGLVVDRVGRSSVIYRIGLFQGDGDEAAAEGRFVHVYVDNTDPARPVAPLPDVIRAAVEPLLRG, from the coding sequence ATGACCACGCGGCCCACCCGCGCCGACTACGTCGCCTGGCGGACGGTGACGACCCGGTGGCGCGACGACGACGCGTACGGCCACCTCAACAACGCGACGTACTACGAGCTCTTCGACACCGCCGTGAACGCCTTCCTGTTCGAGGCCACCGGCACGAACGTGCGGCACCTCCCGCAGATCGGGGTGGTCGCGGAGACGAGCTGCCGCTACTTCCGCGAGCTCGGCTTCCCCGAGCCCATCGAGACGGGCCTGGTGGTCGACCGGGTCGGCCGGTCGAGCGTCATCTACCGGATCGGGCTGTTCCAGGGCGACGGCGACGAGGCGGCCGCCGAGGGCCGGTTCGTGCACGTGTACGTCGACAACACCGACCCGGCTCGGCCCGTCGCCCCCCTGCCCGACGTGATCCGGGCCGCAGTCGAGCCCCTCCTGCGCGGCTGA
- the ftsY gene encoding signal recognition particle-docking protein FtsY, producing the protein MDAVALLVLIVALVGVALMVTVAGLVVTRRRKPGPLPNTHTDVLGKPPATPDAPPVELSSPPATIEVEPEPEIEPEAPAAPALEKPEGTASRLVRLRQRLAGSQGGLGRGLLALLSRDRLDEDTWESIEDTLLTADIGVAPTQELVERLRTRLRVEGGPADARAVLREELVTLVDPTMDRRLQVSGADGRPGVVLVVGVNGAGKTTTVGKIARILVAEDRKVVLGAADTFRAAAVDQLATWGERVGVEVVRGPEGTDPASVAFEAVKEGVDRGVDTVIVDTAGRLQNKAGLMDELGKVKRVIEKQAPVTEVLLVLDATTGQNGMIQARVFSEVVNVTGIVLTKLDGSAKGGIVVAVQRELGVPVKLVGLGEGPDDLAPFSPEAFVDALLGG; encoded by the coding sequence ATGGATGCCGTCGCCCTCCTCGTCCTGATCGTCGCGCTGGTCGGGGTCGCCCTCATGGTGACCGTCGCCGGCCTGGTGGTGACGCGCCGTCGCAAGCCCGGACCGCTCCCCAACACCCACACCGACGTCCTCGGGAAGCCACCGGCCACCCCGGACGCGCCGCCGGTCGAGCTGAGCTCGCCGCCGGCGACGATCGAGGTCGAGCCCGAGCCCGAGATCGAGCCGGAGGCACCGGCCGCTCCGGCGCTCGAGAAGCCGGAGGGCACCGCCTCCCGCCTGGTTCGGCTGCGGCAGCGGCTGGCCGGCTCGCAGGGCGGCCTGGGCCGCGGCCTGCTGGCCCTGCTGAGCCGCGACCGTCTCGACGAGGACACCTGGGAGTCCATCGAGGACACCCTGCTGACCGCCGACATCGGGGTCGCGCCGACCCAGGAGCTGGTCGAGCGGCTGCGCACCCGGCTGCGGGTGGAGGGCGGCCCGGCCGATGCCCGCGCGGTGCTGCGCGAGGAGCTGGTCACCCTCGTCGACCCGACCATGGACCGGCGGCTGCAGGTCAGCGGTGCGGACGGCCGGCCCGGCGTCGTACTCGTGGTCGGCGTCAACGGTGCCGGCAAGACGACCACGGTCGGCAAGATCGCCCGGATCCTCGTCGCCGAGGACCGGAAGGTCGTGCTCGGCGCCGCGGACACGTTCCGCGCCGCAGCGGTCGACCAGCTGGCCACGTGGGGCGAGCGGGTGGGGGTCGAGGTGGTCCGCGGTCCGGAGGGCACCGACCCGGCCAGCGTCGCCTTCGAGGCGGTCAAGGAGGGCGTCGACCGCGGCGTCGACACCGTCATCGTCGACACCGCCGGACGGCTGCAGAACAAGGCCGGCCTGATGGACGAGCTCGGCAAGGTGAAGCGGGTCATCGAGAAGCAGGCACCGGTGACCGAGGTGCTGCTGGTGCTGGACGCCACGACCGGCCAGAACGGCATGATCCAGGCCCGGGTGTTCAGCGAGGTCGTCAACGTCACCGGCATCGTGCTGACCAAGCTGGACGGCTCGGCCAAGGGCGGCATCGTGGTCGCCGTCCAGCGCGAGCTGGGGGTGCCCGTGAAGCTCGTCGGCCTCGGCGAGGGCCCCGACGACCTGGCCCCGTTCAGTCCGGAGGCCTTCGTCGACGCGCTGCTCGGAGGGTGA
- a CDS encoding glycosyltransferase, with amino-acid sequence MPRPRGRVAGIRDLLGRSRRPQESGGDEDLLEASALFDEQWYRRVARVSGEGRRAAVAHYLAHGAAAGLTPHPLVDPDYLSAGLAQAGHEVDGPTALVRYLRAAAYDVPTHPLLDLDHYVAARPEAMDHPGGPAAHYCEVGAPDGVPANDWLPTERPAGLVGWLSARLSEWQDRAAEHRSRQAVGNAAEVEDAADPLVGVILLAGHDPAAEQVALETVAKQRACRTTVCVVRPDTPGEQDVDRDGAALRSVRIGPTGEAAAVREALDLLGTEEVGYVAFLGIGDTWAPDRLDRACRVIDAGADAVLDTLEAFGGAKPVVRQRALPPVGGWLGRFTAEPARLVVSRAALDRVGPLDADLRSGWATDLLLRLSHSTTLVGDDRVGVHRDRDARRAGRPRGRAVLGPEVERLPSWGDVALNRRLVDWPRLRAQTLDPDTVTVIVPTFRDWQLTSDAVESVVASDGVGGLRVQCLVWDNGGDPVTAAVLDSLAVRHPGRVEVLHHPENLGFALGNNLALPHARGEMVVFLNNDTSVPSDWLPPLVGALADPEVLGAQPLLLYPTGSVQCAGVAFPVTGGLPHPLLQGFPVEDAAPVDGLRFAAITGAALALRTADALALEGFDPVFTNGMEDVDLCRRLGRLRPGHFRVLSAAPVVHHESRTPGRFDRYEANRAAYLDRWSDVDEPGDDARLWGAVGFDVVRHRSHPTPSRRRRLTVPEPVLVRTAPATSRPRPLRWAIKNAAPAGAVGELWGDTHFAAAIARALRDLGHQVVVDRRPEFDRATSTHDDVALVLRGLAPFSPAPEQVSLLWVISHPDEVTRHEARQHDCVLAASTAWAERRSRDWALPVQPLLQATDPALFHPDLARPDTGDPVLFVGSSRRQYRPVVRDAVEAGLPITVYGRQWEEILPPGLVRAEFLDNAALGAAYRGAGVVLNDHWEDMRREGFVSNRIFDAVSSGARLVTDDVRGLDGLFGPSVQVYRDQADLARLVGLADPDPVFGDDGTRRAAAAAVHRDHSFAARAAQLVDLAQAARHRRGIGRDTRTVP; translated from the coding sequence GTGCCCCGTCCTCGTGGCCGGGTGGCCGGGATCCGCGACCTCCTCGGCCGCAGCCGGCGACCGCAGGAGAGCGGGGGCGACGAGGACCTGCTGGAGGCGTCCGCGCTCTTCGACGAGCAGTGGTACCGCCGGGTGGCCCGGGTGTCCGGCGAGGGACGGCGAGCAGCGGTTGCCCACTACCTCGCGCACGGGGCGGCCGCGGGGCTGACGCCCCACCCGCTGGTCGACCCCGACTACCTCTCCGCCGGGTTGGCCCAGGCGGGCCACGAGGTCGACGGCCCGACGGCGCTGGTCCGCTATCTGCGTGCCGCGGCGTACGACGTGCCCACCCACCCGCTCCTGGACCTGGACCACTACGTCGCCGCCCGTCCGGAGGCGATGGACCACCCGGGCGGTCCGGCAGCGCACTACTGCGAGGTCGGGGCGCCCGACGGCGTCCCGGCCAACGACTGGCTTCCGACAGAGCGGCCCGCGGGGCTCGTCGGCTGGCTCTCGGCGCGCCTCTCGGAGTGGCAGGACCGCGCCGCGGAGCACCGCTCCCGGCAAGCGGTCGGCAACGCTGCGGAGGTCGAGGACGCCGCGGACCCTCTGGTGGGGGTGATCCTCCTCGCCGGCCACGACCCGGCCGCCGAGCAGGTCGCCCTCGAGACCGTCGCGAAGCAGCGGGCGTGCCGCACGACGGTGTGCGTCGTACGGCCCGACACCCCCGGCGAGCAGGACGTCGACCGGGACGGCGCGGCCCTGCGATCGGTGCGCATCGGGCCGACCGGCGAGGCCGCAGCGGTCCGTGAGGCCCTCGATCTGCTCGGGACCGAGGAGGTCGGGTACGTCGCCTTCCTCGGGATCGGAGACACCTGGGCCCCGGATCGGCTGGACCGCGCCTGCCGCGTCATCGATGCCGGTGCGGACGCCGTCCTCGACACCCTCGAGGCGTTCGGCGGCGCCAAGCCCGTGGTCCGCCAGCGAGCGCTGCCGCCGGTCGGCGGGTGGCTCGGCCGCTTCACCGCGGAGCCGGCTCGGCTGGTGGTCTCCCGAGCCGCCCTGGACCGGGTGGGTCCGCTCGACGCGGACCTCCGGTCCGGCTGGGCGACCGACCTGCTGCTGCGACTCTCGCACTCGACCACGCTGGTCGGGGACGACCGCGTCGGCGTGCACCGCGACCGGGACGCACGTCGGGCCGGTCGTCCCCGTGGGCGGGCGGTGCTGGGACCCGAGGTCGAGCGGCTCCCGTCCTGGGGGGACGTGGCCCTCAACCGGCGGCTGGTCGACTGGCCCCGATTGCGAGCACAGACCCTCGACCCCGACACCGTCACCGTCATCGTCCCGACGTTTCGCGACTGGCAGCTGACCAGCGACGCCGTCGAGTCGGTGGTCGCGTCCGACGGGGTCGGCGGGCTCCGCGTGCAGTGCCTGGTCTGGGACAACGGCGGCGACCCGGTGACCGCCGCCGTGTTGGACTCGCTCGCCGTCCGGCACCCGGGCCGGGTCGAGGTCCTCCACCACCCGGAGAACCTCGGGTTCGCGCTCGGCAACAACCTGGCCCTCCCGCACGCGCGTGGCGAGATGGTCGTGTTCCTCAACAACGACACCTCCGTGCCGTCCGACTGGCTGCCGCCGCTCGTGGGGGCACTGGCGGACCCGGAGGTCCTCGGCGCCCAGCCGCTGCTGCTGTACCCCACGGGCTCGGTCCAGTGCGCCGGCGTGGCCTTCCCCGTCACCGGCGGTCTCCCGCACCCGTTGCTCCAGGGCTTCCCGGTCGAGGACGCCGCGCCGGTCGACGGGCTGCGGTTCGCGGCGATCACCGGCGCGGCCCTCGCCCTGCGCACCGCGGACGCCCTCGCGCTCGAGGGCTTCGACCCGGTGTTCACGAACGGGATGGAGGACGTCGACCTCTGTCGCCGTCTCGGCCGGCTCCGGCCCGGTCACTTCCGGGTGCTGAGCGCCGCACCCGTCGTCCACCACGAGTCGCGCACCCCGGGCCGCTTCGACCGCTACGAGGCCAACCGCGCGGCGTACCTCGACCGCTGGTCGGACGTGGACGAGCCCGGTGACGACGCGCGGCTGTGGGGTGCGGTCGGCTTCGACGTGGTCCGGCATCGCTCCCACCCCACGCCGAGTCGCCGGCGCCGGCTGACGGTCCCCGAGCCGGTGCTGGTGCGCACGGCGCCCGCGACCTCCCGGCCCCGCCCGCTGCGCTGGGCGATCAAGAACGCTGCGCCCGCCGGCGCGGTGGGGGAGCTCTGGGGCGACACCCACTTCGCGGCGGCCATCGCCCGCGCCCTGCGCGACCTCGGGCACCAGGTGGTCGTCGACCGGCGACCCGAGTTCGACCGGGCCACCAGCACGCACGACGACGTGGCGCTGGTCCTGCGTGGCCTCGCCCCGTTCTCGCCGGCGCCCGAGCAGGTCAGCCTGCTGTGGGTGATCTCCCACCCCGACGAGGTGACCCGGCACGAGGCCCGACAGCACGACTGCGTGCTGGCGGCCAGCACCGCGTGGGCCGAACGCCGCAGCCGCGATTGGGCGCTGCCCGTGCAGCCGCTGCTCCAGGCCACCGATCCCGCGCTCTTCCACCCCGATCTGGCCCGGCCCGACACCGGCGACCCGGTGCTCTTCGTCGGGAGCTCGCGCCGCCAGTACCGCCCCGTGGTCCGCGACGCGGTCGAGGCCGGCCTGCCGATCACGGTCTACGGTCGGCAGTGGGAGGAGATCCTCCCGCCCGGGCTGGTCCGTGCCGAGTTCCTCGACAACGCTGCGCTCGGGGCGGCGTACCGAGGTGCCGGCGTGGTGCTCAACGACCACTGGGAGGACATGCGTCGGGAGGGCTTCGTCTCGAACCGCATCTTCGATGCTGTCTCGAGCGGGGCACGGCTGGTGACCGACGACGTCCGGGGGCTCGACGGACTGTTCGGCCCGTCGGTGCAGGTCTACCGCGACCAGGCCGACCTGGCCCGGCTGGTGGGCCTGGCCGATCCCGACCCGGTGTTCGGCGACGACGGCACCCGGCGGGCCGCGGCGGCCGCCGTGCACCGCGACCACTCGTTCGCCGCGCGCGCGGCCCAGCTGGTCGACCTGGCCCAGGCGGCACGACACCGGCGCGGTATCGGCCGTGACACCAGGACGGTCCCGTGA
- a CDS encoding rhamnan synthesis F family protein, which translates to MATPERGRRLAVLAHFDPTGQLAPHVDRNIDALTATFDDVVVVTTAALAPDARERLRSRPVRLIERENVGYDFLSYQVGLASAGDLTAYDEVLICNDSFIGPLRSYDRLLDDMADDPADFWGLTASEQLRPHVQSYFTCFRAPVLADPEFQRFWAEMKPLSRRWKVVRRYEVGLSERLHQAGLRSAAYFRPSADDRRTARRRQAWAAALRVGAPRSRADLAELRDRGSRPWNPTIVLADRVLADARLPMVKLEVLRHDPFRLGADRLLDRCEQLFPEAFDGVRRHLELTAAHYPGRSEDVLPRRVVLSPLLGPVVRYR; encoded by the coding sequence GTGGCCACCCCGGAGCGCGGCAGACGGCTGGCCGTGCTGGCCCACTTCGATCCGACCGGCCAGCTAGCCCCCCATGTCGACCGGAACATCGACGCGCTGACGGCGACGTTCGACGACGTCGTGGTGGTCACGACGGCCGCGCTCGCCCCCGACGCCCGCGAGCGTCTCCGCAGTCGGCCCGTCCGGCTCATCGAGCGCGAGAACGTCGGCTACGACTTCCTCTCCTACCAGGTCGGGCTCGCCTCCGCCGGGGACCTCACGGCGTACGACGAGGTCCTGATCTGCAACGACTCCTTCATCGGTCCGCTCCGCAGCTACGACCGGCTCCTCGACGACATGGCCGACGACCCGGCGGACTTCTGGGGGCTGACCGCCTCCGAGCAGCTGCGTCCCCACGTTCAGAGCTACTTCACCTGCTTCCGGGCGCCGGTGCTGGCCGATCCGGAGTTCCAGCGGTTCTGGGCGGAGATGAAGCCGCTGTCGCGCCGGTGGAAGGTGGTCCGCCGCTACGAGGTGGGCCTCAGCGAGAGGCTCCACCAGGCCGGACTGCGCTCGGCGGCGTACTTCCGCCCGAGCGCCGACGACCGGCGTACCGCACGGCGGCGGCAGGCCTGGGCCGCGGCCCTGCGGGTGGGTGCGCCGCGATCCCGGGCCGACCTCGCCGAGCTGCGCGATCGCGGCTCGCGCCCCTGGAATCCCACGATCGTGCTCGCCGACCGGGTTCTCGCCGACGCGCGGCTGCCGATGGTGAAGCTCGAGGTGCTGCGCCACGACCCGTTCCGGCTCGGGGCGGACCGGCTGCTGGACCGTTGCGAGCAGCTGTTCCCCGAGGCGTTCGACGGCGTACGCCGACACCTCGAGCTGACGGCAGCTCACTATCCCGGACGCTCCGAGGACGTACTGCCCCGCCGGGTGGTCCTGTCCCCGCTGCTCGGGCCGGTCGTCCGCTACCGCTGA
- a CDS encoding class I SAM-dependent methyltransferase, which yields MTPDVGPNPGSPSIQQADYWWYRARGELLRSVMEPHLGRPGRVLDVGSADGPSVSWLRGRGHRVAMDLDPRGLEPGDVCGSALRLPFGAGTFDVAAAFDVVEHCEPELEALAELYRVLVPGGLLLISVPAYTWAWTSFDDLNHHHRRYTRRRARVAVEAAGFEVVRTTYAFAGTFPFFAAERLRTRLVERGRPPVSAGAGEVPPLPAVGRVVERILLGATALDRRLLPRRDLPFGSSVLVVARRPVDQRDTQPATPDVT from the coding sequence ATGACACCGGACGTGGGGCCGAACCCAGGCTCCCCGTCCATCCAGCAGGCCGACTACTGGTGGTACCGAGCCCGCGGCGAGCTGCTGCGGTCGGTCATGGAGCCGCACCTCGGCCGTCCGGGCCGGGTGCTCGACGTCGGGTCCGCGGACGGTCCCAGCGTCTCGTGGCTGCGGGGGCGCGGCCATCGGGTCGCCATGGACCTCGACCCGCGCGGTCTCGAGCCCGGGGACGTGTGCGGGTCGGCGCTGCGGCTCCCGTTCGGCGCCGGGACCTTCGACGTCGCGGCCGCCTTCGACGTGGTCGAGCACTGCGAGCCGGAGTTGGAGGCGCTGGCCGAGCTGTACCGGGTGCTGGTGCCGGGCGGCCTGCTGCTGATCTCGGTGCCGGCGTACACATGGGCCTGGACCTCCTTCGACGACCTCAACCACCACCACCGCCGCTACACCCGGCGGCGGGCCCGGGTCGCGGTCGAGGCGGCCGGGTTCGAGGTGGTGCGGACGACGTACGCCTTCGCGGGCACCTTCCCGTTCTTCGCCGCCGAGCGGCTGCGGACCCGGCTGGTCGAGCGCGGGCGCCCTCCCGTGTCGGCCGGAGCGGGGGAGGTGCCGCCGCTGCCGGCGGTCGGTCGCGTCGTCGAGCGGATCCTGCTCGGCGCCACCGCCCTGGACCGGCGACTCCTGCCCCGGCGGGATCTGCCGTTCGGGTCCTCGGTGCTGGTCGTCGCCCGGCGGCCCGTGGACCAGCGGGATACCCAACCGGCTACCCCGGACGTGACCTAG